The Borrelia hispanica CRI DNA segment TGCTAATGTACTTCTTGCTGAACTTAAAAGTCTAAATTCGAACTTTACTAGTATTAATGCCACAAAACACTGCTCATCAAGATTTATTGCTATATGGTTATCTCAACTCTTTAGAATTTTTTATGCTGAAAG contains these protein-coding regions:
- a CDS encoding DUF735 family protein, with amino-acid sequence MIPNFLKNTEIAKLIQTETNYANVLLAELKSLNSNFTSINATKHCSSRFIAIWLSQLFRIFYAE